The following are encoded in a window of Methylocystis rosea genomic DNA:
- a CDS encoding sulfotransferase family 2 domain-containing protein, giving the protein MVPVFFIHIPKTAGTSVNDLLSSLYAPAETAQHIELHCEWHKSDFWTRFPFVSGHVAYEVVRQFVPAHFKIVTFLRDPLQHLMSVIRYQYAITAPEGEDLFGYVSPELRSISERMHEVDFTNPGEFERWLTNVLAEGQHGLNLFDNMQTRAFCRLLIAIAASQRQTFMMQSRI; this is encoded by the coding sequence ATGGTCCCCGTTTTTTTTATACACATTCCCAAAACGGCCGGCACCTCAGTCAATGATCTCTTATCTAGTCTTTATGCTCCGGCAGAAACCGCTCAGCATATCGAACTGCATTGCGAGTGGCACAAATCTGATTTTTGGACGCGTTTTCCCTTCGTATCGGGGCACGTAGCATACGAGGTCGTGCGACAGTTCGTTCCCGCCCATTTCAAAATCGTCACCTTTCTTAGAGATCCCTTGCAGCATCTAATGTCGGTGATCCGATATCAGTACGCGATCACAGCGCCAGAAGGTGAAGACCTGTTCGGTTACGTCAGCCCCGAGCTTCGTTCTATTTCTGAGCGGATGCATGAAGTGGACTTCACGAACCCAGGTGAGTTCGAGCGTTGGCTAACGAATGTGCTCGCTGAGGGCCAGCACGGCCTGAATCTATTCGATAATATGCAAACGCGCGCTTTTTGTCGACTGCTGATCGCAATAGCCGCGTCACAGAGGCAGACCTTCATGATGCAATCGAGAATCTGA
- a CDS encoding class I SAM-dependent methyltransferase, giving the protein MNEILPNWRKLQIHESSPSPSGLSRYMAAEAPGYVPTHYFPDRTPGETCGSFRNENLEQMTFNSATFDLTITLDVMEHVFNPERVYLEVWRTLKPRGYYVHTFPIRKWLVTAVTARALLKADGEVEQLVEVPEYHGNPIDERGALVTIDYGYDIGDQIAKWAPFDVRICRFADQTHGILGEYTEVIVCRKRE; this is encoded by the coding sequence ATGAACGAGATACTGCCTAACTGGCGCAAACTGCAAATTCACGAGTCCTCGCCAAGTCCCTCGGGTCTATCACGCTACATGGCGGCGGAGGCGCCCGGCTATGTTCCGACACATTATTTTCCGGATCGGACCCCAGGCGAAACCTGTGGCTCTTTCCGAAATGAAAATTTGGAGCAAATGACGTTCAACTCCGCGACCTTCGACCTAACGATTACACTTGACGTTATGGAGCATGTATTCAATCCGGAAAGGGTCTATCTGGAGGTGTGGAGAACCCTCAAGCCACGCGGATATTATGTGCATACGTTTCCGATCCGGAAATGGCTAGTGACCGCCGTCACAGCGCGAGCTTTGCTGAAAGCGGACGGCGAAGTTGAGCAGCTCGTCGAAGTACCGGAATATCATGGCAATCCCATCGACGAGAGGGGCGCTCTCGTCACAATCGATTACGGCTATGACATTGGGGATCAGATCGCTAAATGGGCGCCCTTCGATGTGAGAATTTGTCGTTTTGCCGATCAAACTCATGGAATTCTCGGTGAGTATACCGAGGTCATTGTCTGCCGGAAGCGAGAATAG
- a CDS encoding methyltransferase domain-containing protein, which translates to MDNVTPYLVPASLEHFSETEYLDANKDIQEAISKGIIESGLHHFKALGYAENRFFARRAAVARQKEKKLKYIVSNLLNKDELLGIHDCGALDCLRPEYRISAGITPTTAVSSHGYDDVNLKYIESNPTSWILDVGAGLCPSYYHNVVNFEVVPYDTTDVLGIAEKLPFKDGVFDYVISSAVLEHVRNPAAAAKELYRVLKPGGGIYIAAPFLCPYHGYPHHYFNMTAQGLRSLLPEELVDCNQYVPHFFAPLWSARHLFLHWISSLDEPAKEQLLNTKVREFVEASPADYTKDYNSKLSLQQQLDIAYGTVLTAKKPLAP; encoded by the coding sequence ATGGACAACGTGACGCCATATCTCGTGCCAGCTAGTCTCGAACACTTCAGTGAAACTGAGTATTTGGATGCCAACAAAGATATCCAGGAAGCGATCTCTAAGGGTATCATCGAGTCGGGCCTTCATCATTTTAAAGCGCTCGGCTATGCTGAGAACAGATTTTTTGCGCGCAGAGCGGCTGTCGCGCGGCAGAAGGAGAAAAAACTTAAGTATATTGTAAGCAATTTGTTAAACAAAGATGAGCTTTTGGGAATTCATGACTGTGGGGCGCTTGATTGTCTTCGCCCCGAATATAGGATTAGCGCCGGGATTACACCTACGACCGCTGTTTCCAGCCACGGATATGATGACGTCAATCTAAAATATATTGAAAGTAACCCAACCTCTTGGATCTTAGACGTTGGGGCCGGCTTGTGTCCCTCGTACTACCATAACGTCGTTAATTTTGAAGTAGTTCCTTACGACACTACGGATGTCCTAGGAATTGCCGAGAAACTCCCGTTCAAGGACGGCGTCTTCGATTACGTGATATCTTCTGCGGTACTTGAGCACGTTCGTAACCCTGCAGCAGCCGCGAAGGAATTATATCGGGTCCTAAAGCCCGGCGGGGGAATTTACATCGCTGCACCATTTCTTTGTCCTTATCATGGTTATCCGCATCATTATTTCAATATGACAGCGCAAGGCTTGCGAAGCCTGCTACCGGAGGAGCTTGTCGACTGTAACCAATACGTGCCACATTTTTTTGCTCCACTATGGTCCGCCCGTCACTTATTCCTCCATTGGATATCCAGTCTAGATGAACCTGCAAAGGAACAATTATTGAATACAAAGGTACGAGAATTCGTAGAAGCCTCGCCAGCTGACTATACAAAAGATTATAATTCGAAACTTAGTCTACAACAGCAACTAGATATCGCCTACGGAACAGTATTGACGGCAAAAAAGCCGCTCGCTCCATAG
- a CDS encoding class I SAM-dependent methyltransferase, whose protein sequence is MREQLVLQLIDKRGKGLEVGPSYNPLAPKNGGWNVDVVDHLDAEGLRKKYAAWSVDTSKIEDVDYVIENQTLFDAIQKPDEYDFIIASNVIEHTADLVGFLRDCQRLLKRGGVLSLVVPDKRYCFDIFKTVSTTGAILQAHLERRTQHSPGQIFDQYAYHTTRDGSLVWFDRELHGTRLVHTVSEAYARMQDYIVRNQFEDAHAWVFTPSSFRLVMQDLNVLGLINMGIASFSATVGFEFFVSLKKSEPGQYVDRTDLLRRLDAELAH, encoded by the coding sequence ATGAGGGAGCAGCTCGTTCTGCAACTTATTGATAAGCGGGGAAAAGGACTTGAGGTCGGCCCAAGCTATAATCCGCTTGCGCCGAAGAACGGCGGCTGGAATGTTGACGTCGTTGATCATTTAGATGCAGAAGGTCTACGAAAAAAATATGCCGCGTGGAGCGTCGATACGTCCAAAATTGAAGATGTTGACTACGTGATTGAAAATCAAACCCTGTTCGACGCGATTCAGAAACCCGACGAATACGATTTTATTATCGCCTCTAACGTCATCGAGCATACTGCCGACTTGGTCGGATTTCTAAGGGATTGTCAGCGGCTCCTCAAGCGCGGTGGTGTACTGAGCCTCGTGGTTCCGGACAAGCGATACTGTTTCGATATTTTTAAAACTGTTTCAACGACTGGTGCGATACTGCAAGCGCATCTGGAACGCAGAACGCAGCACTCACCTGGGCAAATTTTCGATCAATACGCTTATCACACCACGCGTGACGGTAGTTTGGTTTGGTTCGATCGCGAACTTCACGGAACAAGACTTGTCCACACGGTCTCGGAGGCGTACGCTAGAATGCAAGACTATATCGTCCGCAACCAGTTCGAAGATGCGCACGCATGGGTATTCACTCCGTCCAGCTTTCGCTTGGTCATGCAGGATCTCAATGTGCTAGGCTTAATCAACATGGGAATCGCCTCGTTCTCTGCAACCGTAGGCTTTGAATTTTTCGTGTCTCTGAAAAAATCCGAGCCTGGCCAGTATGTCGACCGCACTGACTTGTTGCGCAGGCTTGATGCGGAACTTGCTCACTGA